One window of the Torulaspora delbrueckii CBS 1146 chromosome 6, complete genome genome contains the following:
- the TDEL0F00570 gene encoding uncharacterized protein (similar to Saccharomyces cerevisiae YKL070W), whose protein sequence is MYIRKAYEVTDLAKQAELIKKYPLGIVFSANPSPGGGLLGFMRGGSLQEVDSELCATHVPFFFVEGKDGESHKLVAHLAANNQQVEQLEKVGKVLVVFQSVDSYTSSAWYPLKKKTHKYVPTWNFAAVHVYGTPKVIRDDKEWLLRQLNQITNQEEGKRPEGEGYEEKWKVSDAPEKYIDAKLKNIVGLEIEITAIQSKFKFGQDEVPTNVNGVLEGLEKEVGGEKGEEMCKLTRECYPGEL, encoded by the coding sequence ATGTATATCAGGAAAGCCTACGAAGTCACGGATTTAGCGAAGCAAGCGGAACTCATCAAGAAGTATCCTTTGGGGATTGTTTTCAGTGCGAATCCCTCGCCAGGAGGTGGGTTATTAGGATTCATGAGAGGTGGATCTTTGCAGGAAGTTGATTCAGAGCTGTGTGCAACCCATGTCCCTTTTTTCTTTGTCGAAGGAAAGGATGGAGAAAGTCATAAACTTGTTGCTCATCTCGCTGCTAACAACCAGCAAGTTGAGcagcttgaaaaggtcGGAAAAGTTCTCGTCGTATTCCAAAGTGTAGATTCATATACCTCGTCAGCTTGGTATCCgttaaagaagaaaactCACAAATATGTTCCAACCTGGAACTTCGCTGCAGTCCACGTTTATGGAACGCCTAAGGTCATCAGGGATGACAAAGAATGGCTATTGAGGCAACTGAATCAAATAaccaatcaagaagaggGTAAAAGACCTGAAGGAGAGGGATATGAAGAGAAATGGAAAGTATCGGATGCACCTGAGAAGTATATTGATGCAAAACTAAAGAATATTGTTGGCCTGGAAATCGAGATTACTGCGATACaatccaaattcaaattcgGACAAGATGAAGTACCTACCAACGTAAATGGAGTGTTAGAAGGGCTTGAAAAGGAAGttggtggtgaaaaagGGGAAGAAATGTGCAAATTAACAAGGGAATGTTATCCTGGAGAGTTGTGA